One genomic segment of Hevea brasiliensis isolate MT/VB/25A 57/8 chromosome 3, ASM3005281v1, whole genome shotgun sequence includes these proteins:
- the LOC110659338 gene encoding chaperone protein dnaJ 6: MGKKKRSRVSREEVEAEEEEEQKENLHQSSTGEKSLYEVLGVKRTASQQEIKKAYYKLALRLHPDKNPGDEEAKEKFQQLQKVISILGDEEKRAIYDQTGCVDDADLAGDVLENLRNFFRTMYKKVTEADIEEFEANYRGSDSEKKDLIDLYRKCKGNMNRLFCSMLCSDPKLDSHRFKDILDEAISAGEVKASKAYQKWAKHVSEAKPPTSPLKRKKSNKQSEADLLAIISQRRSERKDQFDSMFSSLVSKYGGNAGPEPTEEEFEAAQKKIESHKASKKLKRK, from the exons ATGGGGAAGAAGAAGAGGTCCAGGGTTTCTCGTGAAGAAGTAGAagcggaagaagaagaagaacagaaGGAGAACCTGCATCAATCTTCCACAGGGGAGAAGAGTCTCTACGAG GTCCTTGGAGTCAAGCGGACAGCATCTCAACAGGAAATAAAGAAAGCATACTATAAGTTGGCCCTGCGGCTACACCCTGACAAAAATCCTGGTGATGAG GAAGCTAAAGAAAAATTTCAGCAATTGCAAAAGGTGATATCAATTCTTGGGGATGAGGAAAAACGGGCTATCTATGATCAGACTGGTTGTGTCGATGATGCT GATCTTGCAGGGGATGTTCTTGAAAATTTGAGGAATTTTTTCAGAACCATGTACAAAAAG GTCACTGAAGCTGATATTGAAGAGTTTGAAGCAAATTACAGGGGATCTGATTCGGAGAAAAAGGATTTGATTGACCTCTATAGAAAGTGCAAGGGTAATATGAACAG GCTCTTCTGTTCCATGCTCTGTTCTGATCCTAAACTTGATTCACACCGGTTCAAGGATATTCTGGATGAGGCAATATCTGCAG GGGAAGTGAAGGCAAGCAAAGCGTACCAGAAATGGGCTAAGCATGTATCTGAAGCAAAACCACCTACCAGTCCCTTGAAAAGGAAGAA GTCAAATAAACAATCAGAAGCAGATCTGCTAGCTATTATATCTCAGCGGCGAAGTGAGAGAAAAGACCAATTTGATTCCATGTTCTCATCTCTGGTGTCCAAATATGGCGGTAATGCAGGTCCTGAACCTACGGAAGAAGAATTTGAAGCTGCACAGAAGAAAATTGAAAGCCATAAGGCCTCCAAAAAGTTAAAGCGAAAGTAA
- the LOC131178620 gene encoding uncharacterized protein LOC131178620, protein MGKNKIEVASGNKKAKSMGKGPMNLCLIQKLDKIVQHGKKGGKLRQTSMNDACDKEARVRIIQYIARFFYQAGIPFNAAHLDSFKWMIKAIGRYGPNLKPPSYNELRVPLLKKELAYIEDLLKGHKDEWAKHGCSIMSDGWKDKRERTLINFFVNCPLETKFVESIDASSFVKTGKKTFELLDSFVEWIGEANVVQVINGNGSNYKLARHLKLGK, encoded by the exons ATGGGAAAGAATAAAATAGAAGTAGCTAGTGGCAATAAGAAGGCAAAATCAATGGGAAAGGGTCCAATGAATTTATGTCTGATTCAAAAACTAGATAAAATAGTTCAACATGGCAAAAAAGGAGGGAAGCTTAGACAAACAAGCATGAATGATGCATGTGACAAAGAAGCAAGAGTTAGAATAATTCAGTATATTGCTCGATTTTTTTACCAAGCAGGCATACCATTCAATGCTGCTCATTTAGACTCCTTTAAGTGGATGATTAAAGCTATTGGCAGGTATGGACCAAATTTAAAACCTCCAAGCTATAATGAGTTGAGGGTTCCGCTTTTAAAAAAGGAACTAGCTTACATAGAAGATTTATTGAAGGGACACAAGGATGAATGGGCAAAGCATGGTTGTTCTATTATGTCTGATGGATGGAAAGACAAGAGAGAGAGAACTTTGATAAATTTCTTCGTCAATTGTCCGTTGGAAACAAAGTTTGTGGAGTCTATTGATGCATCCTCTTTTGTGAAAACGGGAAAGAAGACTTTTGAGTTGCTTGATAGTTTTGTAGAGTGGATTGGAGAGGCAAATGTTGTTCAAGTGATAAATGGCAATGGAAGCAACTACAAGTTAGCTA GGCATCTGAAGTTGGGAAAATGA
- the LOC110659336 gene encoding serine/threonine-protein kinase Nek6, which yields METDNSEVKSKMEDYEVIEQIGRGAFGSAFLVLHKAENKKYVLKKIRLAKQTEKFKETAHQEMDLIAKLNNPYIVEYKDSWVDKGSCICIVTAYCEGGDMAEIIKKARGIFLPEEKLCKWLTQLLLAVDYLHSNRVLHRDLKCSNIFLTKDNDVRLGDFGLAKLLNTEDLASSVVGTPNYMCPELLADIPYGYKSDIWSLGCCMFEMAAHHPAFRAPDMAGLINKINRSTISPLPIVYSFSLKQIIKSMLRKNPEHRPTAAELLRHPHLQSYLLRCRNASSALLPIKPINNSKEKTRRKSLSSKSNGRKANKDREVRPLNQLENDHPFERNGVVQQSNQPHIDIPTSTSSAEDNLETKRVDPTSCTVEISDSMTGPKDSSSGSETSVCNGDKQVDSSSLLQKDSTQIEFMLKNSRNSEREEETTSEHFQQLQEVNVKLVTAKDQLTVCNQKVVEEAETDREGVTAADSRELAIPGLNCTDKVDSFDDKSSESPINKPYAESECRLQKPESPDVYTEGTHMEYLSSESNDILPCKDEIGAKPDKNKFSIHMEKDDAYGVRVPTPSEISLLNALAAMHGDETKSEWENPGQQRADALESLLELCARLLKQDKIDELAGVLKPFGEEVVSSRETAIWLTKSLMSQHKFNGGT from the exons ATGGAGACAGATAACAGCGAAGTCAAGTCCAAAATGGAAGATTATGAAGTCATAGAACAGATTGGGAGAGGAGCTTTTGGTTCTGCTTTTCTTGTTCTTCATAAAGCTGAGAATAAGAA GTATGTTTTGAAGAAGATTCGCCTGGCCAAGCAGACGGAGAAGTTCAAGGAAACAGCTCACCAGGAG ATGGACTTGATTGCAAAACTTAATAACCCATATATCGTGGAGTATAAAGATTCTTGGGTGGACAAG GGAAGTTGTATATGCATAGTTACGGCCTATTGTGAAGGTGGAGACAT GGCTGAGATTATAAAGAAGGCCAGAGGCATTTTTTTACCTGAAGAG AAGCTCTGCAAATGGTTGACTCAGTTATTGCTAGCTGTGGACTACCTACACTCTAACCGTGTCCTTCACAGAGATCTTAAG TGCTCCAACATATTCCTTACAAAGGACAATGATGTTCGCCTCG GTGACTTTGGACTTGCAAAGCTGCTTAACACAGAAGACCTTGCTTCTTCG GTTGTTGGCACTCCCAATTACATGTGTCCTGAGCTGCTAGCAGATATACCTTATGGCTACAAATCTGACATATGGTCGCTTG GCTgctgtatgtttgaaatggctgcTCATCATCCAGCATTTAGAGCTCCT GATATGGCTGGACTAATCAACAAAATAAACAGATCCACCATTTCTCCTCTCCCAATTGTGTATTCCTTCTCACT GAAACAAATTATTAAGAGCATGCTGAGGAAGAACCCTGAACACAGACCAACA GCTGCAGAACTGTTAAGACATCCTCATTTGCAATCATATTTACTTCGTTGCCGCAATGCTTCTTCTGCATTACTTCCAATAAAGCCCATAAACAATTCAAAGGAGAAAACAAGGAGAAAATCATTGTCCAGCAAATCTAATGGTCGCAAAGCCAACAAGGATAGGGAAGTTAGGCCACTTAACCAGTTAGAAAATGATCATCCATTTGAGAGAAATGGTGTAGTGCAACAAAGCAATCAACCCCACATTGACATCCCAACATCAACATCCAGTGCAGAAGACAACCTTGAGACCAAGAGGGTTGATCCTACTAGCTGTACTGTGGAAATATCAGATTCTATGACTGGTCCAAAGGACAGCTCCTCTGGTTCTGAAACTAGTGTTTGCAATGGAGATAAGCAAGTTGACTCTAGCAGTCTACTTCAAAAAGATAGCACTCAAATTGAGTTTATGTTGAAGAACTCACGGAATTCTGAACGTGAAGAAGAGACCACATCTGAGCATTTTCAACAATTGCAAGAGGTTAATGTCAAACTTGTCACTGCAAAAGATCAACTAACTGTTTGCAACCAAAAAGTTGTTGAAGAAGCTGAAACAGACAGAGAGGGTGTGACAGCAGCAGATAGCAGGGAATTGGCAATTCCTGGTCTAAATTGCACTGACAAAGTTGATTCCTTTGATGATAAAAGCTCAGAGTCACCTATAAATAAACCTTATGCAGAGTCGGAATGCCGTTTACAGAAACCAGAAAGCCCTGATGTGTACACAGAAGGAACTCATATGGAATACTTATCATCCGAAAGTAATGATATCCTTCCGTGCAAAGATGAAATCGGAGCAAAACCAGATAAGAATAAATTCTCTATCCATATGGAGAAAGATGACGCTTATGGGGTGAGGGTACCAACACCAAGTGAAATTTCATTGCTTAATGCACTAGCTGCAATGCATGGTGATGAAACCAAGAGTGAGTGGGAGAATCCTGGACAGCAAAGAGCTGATGCTCTAGAGTCTTTGCTTGAGCTATGTGCACGGCTACTTAAACAGGACAAAATTGATGAGCTTGCCGGTGTGTTAAAGCCATTTGGGGAAGAAGTGGTCTCGTCTAGAGAAACAGCAATTTGGTTAACAAAAAGTCTCATGTCGCAACATAAATTTAATGGAGGGACCTAA